The Diaphorobacter ruginosibacter genome contains a region encoding:
- a CDS encoding LysR family transcriptional regulator, whose protein sequence is MQDFNDMLYFAEILERGSFTAASKALGIPKSRLSRRISELERQLGARLLQRTTRKLSPTEVGEIYLRHCQSMRDEAVAAANAVEQVQAVPCGTVRVTCPPTLARTVLGELIPTYMKRCPQVRLEVRVLNRPVNLVEEGIDIALRVRKSLEDSGSLVIKRLGEGRVRMVASPDLLVRQGTPHEPQDLEYLDSLSIAADNGHATLQLFNEEGTEALVPLKPRYVVDDLLMMKFAAMSGIGFCWLPDFLCHQEIEDGRLVELLPEWTQSAGIVHAVFPSRQGLRPAVRSFLDFLGETIPQRIRL, encoded by the coding sequence ATGCAAGACTTCAATGACATGCTCTATTTCGCCGAAATCCTGGAGCGTGGCAGCTTCACCGCAGCGAGCAAGGCACTGGGAATTCCCAAGTCACGACTGTCCCGACGCATCAGCGAACTGGAGCGGCAACTAGGAGCACGGTTGCTGCAACGCACTACGCGCAAGCTTTCGCCGACCGAGGTAGGTGAAATCTACTTGCGCCACTGTCAATCCATGCGGGATGAGGCCGTGGCTGCGGCGAATGCGGTGGAGCAGGTACAAGCCGTGCCATGCGGCACCGTGCGCGTCACCTGCCCACCCACCCTGGCACGGACAGTGCTCGGCGAACTCATCCCGACCTATATGAAGCGCTGCCCCCAGGTGCGTCTGGAAGTACGCGTGCTCAATCGGCCCGTCAACCTGGTCGAGGAAGGCATCGATATCGCTCTGCGCGTTCGCAAATCACTTGAGGACAGTGGCAGCTTGGTGATCAAGCGCCTTGGAGAAGGTCGCGTGAGGATGGTGGCAAGCCCCGACCTGCTCGTGCGCCAGGGAACGCCTCACGAGCCGCAGGATCTGGAATACCTCGACAGCCTGTCGATCGCAGCAGATAACGGGCATGCCACACTGCAGCTATTCAATGAGGAGGGCACGGAGGCTCTGGTGCCGCTCAAGCCTCGCTATGTGGTCGACGACCTGCTGATGATGAAATTCGCCGCAATGAGTGGCATAGGCTTCTGCTGGTTGCCCGACTTTCTTTGCCACCAAGAAATTGAGGATGGCCGCCTTGTCGAATTGCTGCCCGAATGGACGCAGAGTGCCGGTATCGTGCATGCCGTTTTCCCATCACGCCAAGGCCTGCGGCCAGCGGTACGCAGTTTTCTGGACTTCCTTGGCGAAACCATACCGCAGCGCATCCGCCTCTGA
- the rpoH gene encoding RNA polymerase sigma factor RpoH: MTLQTASSSTSLAPANPWALVPPLGNLDAYISAVNRLPLLTADEEQTFARRLKEDNDVDAAGRLVLSHLRLVVSISRQYLGYGLPHGDLIQEGNVGLMKAVKRFDPDQGVRLVSYAMHWIKAEIHEYILKNWRMVKVATTKAQRKLFFNLRSMKQGFKADAALDDAATHRDTLSDHEIDMVAEQLNVKREEVIEMETRLSGGDVLLDPAPSDDGEQAFGPIAYLSDASHEPTAMIEHEQRDRLASDGIATALEGLDDRSRRIVEERWLKVNDDGSGGMTLHELAAVYGVSAERIRQIEVAAMKKMKKALAEYA; this comes from the coding sequence ATGACTCTGCAGACCGCATCGTCCTCGACGTCTCTGGCACCCGCCAACCCATGGGCCCTGGTGCCTCCGCTCGGGAACCTTGATGCTTACATCTCCGCTGTGAACCGGCTGCCGCTGCTCACCGCGGACGAGGAACAAACCTTCGCTCGTCGTCTCAAGGAAGACAACGACGTGGACGCCGCCGGGCGCCTCGTGCTCTCGCACCTGCGCCTGGTGGTTTCGATCTCGCGCCAATACCTTGGGTACGGGCTGCCTCACGGCGACCTGATCCAGGAAGGCAACGTGGGCCTGATGAAGGCCGTCAAGCGCTTCGACCCCGATCAGGGTGTGCGTCTGGTGTCCTACGCCATGCACTGGATCAAGGCCGAAATCCACGAATACATCCTGAAGAACTGGCGCATGGTCAAGGTGGCCACCACCAAGGCCCAGCGCAAGCTGTTCTTCAACCTGCGGTCGATGAAACAGGGTTTCAAGGCCGACGCCGCGCTGGACGATGCCGCAACGCATCGCGACACGCTGTCCGACCATGAGATTGATATGGTGGCCGAGCAGCTGAATGTCAAGCGCGAGGAAGTGATCGAGATGGAAACCCGCCTGTCGGGCGGCGATGTGCTTCTGGATCCGGCACCCAGCGACGATGGAGAACAGGCCTTTGGCCCGATCGCCTACCTGTCGGATGCAAGCCATGAGCCCACCGCGATGATCGAGCATGAGCAACGCGACCGCCTTGCAAGCGATGGCATTGCCACGGCACTGGAAGGCCTGGACGACCGCAGCCGCCGCATCGTGGAAGAGCGCTGGCTCAAGGTGAACGACGACGGCTCCGGCGGCATGACGCTGCATGAGCTGGCGGCCGTGTACGGCGTGAGCGCCGAGCGCATTCGCCAGATCGAAGTGGCCGCCATGAAGAAGATGAAGAAGGCCCTGGCCGAGTACGCCTGA
- a CDS encoding glycerol-3-phosphate dehydrogenase/oxidase, with protein sequence MNPTASSRPSAYVRPAALDGRHFSTVIIGAGINGVGVFRDLSLQGVDCLVVDKGDIASGASSAPSRMIHGGLRYLEHGSFALVAEATHERNLLLRNAPHLVRPLKTVVPLSNRFGGFMGGALRFLGARGTGSQRGLYVVSLGLRLYDLLGRRERVMPNHRITGVAANDQRLLRSGVRWTAEFFDAWIRHPEWLIHELIVDAHRDHPGSVAATHCRATSCEGKVIRLRDEITGKAIQVTADCVVNATGAWLDQSARVMNADAARVIGTKGSHLILDHPELHRQLDGRMVYFEAADGRVCIVYPFLDRVLVGSTDIPVDNPDHAVTDPQEVRYLLDVLGEVFPRLHFDAAQVLYTYVGVRPLARAPADRPGQIPREHSVVTEAPNDLRHVPMVCLVGGKWTTFRALAQDATDQVLQALGKSRVHSTAGLPIGGGRHYPQSDDEQRRLVEQLALESDVSVQRAQDLFSRYGTRALEVIACARVDGDDRPLIHAPDYSSSEVRYLCRQSGVAHLDDLVLRRTLLAIGGRMHAALLQELCDLAAQALQWSAERARQELDACSRLLREHHGVARLNTLPHAAPHLRQHTATTAVSAPPRAEPLSPSSVPT encoded by the coding sequence ATGAATCCCACCGCCAGCTCCAGACCCTCCGCCTACGTGCGGCCCGCAGCGCTCGACGGGCGGCACTTCTCCACCGTCATCATCGGCGCGGGGATCAATGGCGTCGGTGTCTTCCGCGACCTCAGCCTGCAGGGCGTGGACTGCCTCGTCGTCGACAAGGGCGACATCGCCAGCGGCGCGAGCAGCGCGCCCTCGCGCATGATCCACGGCGGCCTGCGCTACCTGGAGCACGGCTCCTTCGCACTGGTCGCCGAGGCCACGCACGAGCGCAACCTGCTGCTGCGCAACGCGCCGCACCTGGTCAGGCCGCTGAAGACCGTGGTGCCGCTGTCCAACCGCTTCGGGGGCTTCATGGGGGGCGCCCTGCGCTTTCTGGGCGCCCGGGGCACCGGCAGCCAGCGCGGCCTCTACGTGGTCTCGCTCGGACTGCGCCTGTACGACCTGCTCGGGCGCCGCGAACGGGTCATGCCCAACCACCGCATCACGGGCGTTGCCGCGAACGACCAGCGGCTGCTGCGATCCGGTGTGCGCTGGACCGCCGAGTTCTTCGATGCATGGATCCGCCATCCGGAGTGGCTGATCCATGAGCTCATCGTCGATGCGCACCGAGACCACCCGGGCAGCGTCGCGGCCACGCACTGCCGTGCGACCAGCTGCGAAGGCAAGGTGATCCGGCTGCGCGACGAGATCACCGGCAAGGCCATCCAGGTCACCGCCGACTGCGTTGTGAACGCCACCGGCGCCTGGCTGGACCAGAGCGCCCGCGTGATGAATGCCGATGCCGCGCGCGTCATCGGCACCAAGGGATCGCACCTGATCCTGGACCACCCCGAGCTGCACCGCCAGCTCGACGGCCGCATGGTGTACTTCGAGGCGGCGGACGGGCGCGTGTGCATCGTCTATCCCTTTCTCGACCGCGTGCTCGTGGGCTCCACCGACATCCCGGTGGACAACCCGGACCATGCGGTCACCGATCCTCAGGAGGTACGCTACCTGCTGGACGTGCTTGGCGAGGTGTTCCCCCGGCTGCATTTCGATGCCGCGCAGGTGCTCTATACCTATGTGGGCGTGCGTCCGCTCGCGCGCGCACCGGCGGACCGGCCTGGCCAGATCCCGCGCGAGCACAGCGTCGTCACCGAGGCCCCCAACGACCTGCGCCACGTGCCCATGGTCTGCCTCGTCGGCGGCAAATGGACCACCTTCCGCGCCCTCGCGCAGGACGCGACCGACCAGGTGCTGCAGGCGCTTGGCAAATCCCGTGTGCACTCGACCGCCGGATTGCCCATCGGCGGGGGACGCCACTATCCGCAAAGCGACGACGAGCAGCGCCGGCTGGTCGAGCAGCTGGCGCTCGAGAGCGACGTGAGCGTGCAGCGCGCGCAGGACCTGTTCTCGCGCTACGGCACGAGGGCGCTCGAAGTGATCGCCTGCGCCCGAGTGGACGGCGACGACAGGCCGCTGATTCACGCACCGGACTACTCCAGTTCCGAAGTGCGGTATCTTTGCCGCCAGAGCGGCGTAGCGCACCTCGACGACCTGGTGCTGCGGCGCACGCTGCTGGCCATCGGCGGACGCATGCACGCAGCCCTGTTGCAAGAGCTGTGCGATCTGGCGGCCCAGGCACTGCAATGGAGCGCGGAACGCGCACGGCAGGAACTGGACGCCTGCAGCCGCCTGCTGAGAGAACACCACGGAGTCGCGAGACTGAACACACTGCCCCACGCCGCACCCCACCTGCGGCAACATACCGCAACGACCGCCGTCTCCGCGCCGCCCCGCGCGGAACCGCTGTCACCCTCTTCCGTGCCGACATGA
- a CDS encoding GntR family transcriptional regulator, with translation MNAELAPTIAASHPVLDREASTPLWIQFRDVLRARILGGELEIEARLPTEAEFGEQFGISRIVVREALADLVRSGLIYKIRGQGAFVATRERDEDFVSTVLGFSDEMARKGMTVRTQVLEQTLRAPSAQEARALELKEGDSVVALKRLRSVDGELRLLVETALPADLAPGLHRARLENRSLYDILKRQYGLRIVRAERWIDAVMPDETTRQLLEISDHEPLLRIESIAYGANGRPVEHYRALHRCQSNRLHVKTTA, from the coding sequence ATGAACGCCGAACTCGCCCCCACCATCGCCGCATCCCACCCCGTACTGGACCGCGAGGCCAGTACCCCGCTGTGGATACAGTTCCGCGACGTGCTCCGTGCGCGCATCCTCGGCGGCGAACTGGAGATCGAGGCCAGGCTGCCCACGGAGGCGGAGTTCGGCGAACAGTTCGGCATCTCCCGCATCGTCGTGCGCGAGGCGCTGGCCGATCTGGTGCGCAGCGGCCTCATCTACAAGATCCGGGGCCAGGGCGCCTTCGTCGCCACCCGCGAGCGCGACGAGGACTTTGTCTCCACCGTGCTCGGCTTCTCGGACGAGATGGCCCGCAAGGGCATGACCGTCCGCACCCAGGTGCTGGAGCAGACTCTGCGCGCCCCGAGCGCCCAGGAAGCCCGCGCGCTCGAACTCAAGGAAGGGGACAGCGTGGTCGCCCTCAAGCGCCTGCGCAGCGTCGACGGCGAACTGCGCCTGTTGGTCGAGACGGCGCTGCCCGCGGACCTGGCCCCCGGCCTGCATCGCGCCCGGCTCGAGAACCGCTCGCTCTACGACATTCTCAAGCGCCAGTACGGCCTGCGCATCGTCCGGGCCGAGCGCTGGATCGACGCCGTCATGCCCGACGAGACCACCCGCCAGCTGCTGGAAATATCGGACCACGAGCCACTGCTCAGGATCGAATCCATTGCCTATGGCGCCAATGGCCGGCCCGTGGAGCATTACCGCGCGCTGCACCGCTGCCAGTCGAACCGGCTGCATGTGAAAACGACGGCATAG
- a CDS encoding FGGY family carbohydrate kinase: MKTDIFIGIDMGSTGLKAVAFESESGRSLATAGDALVHRRSSGGACELTTDDIRDALMQALRSLGDQLGEHTARIGAICCTGHGAGLYALDEHGELLRGLAVASTDQRAAALAARIGKDHGAALYDEVGCEPWSGQPSLVMAELIARGELDAGKIRHLVFAKDYLAWLLTGTLATDASDVSTAGLLSLASGRSSELAFDVVGLPGLRGALPELTPSGTQIGRLTPAAAALTGLPAGTPVAMGAIDLLASLHAVGGAAQGQAVAVLGTWCVNAVIAPTRETQPRVAAIMRFGPADQRLYMENSPSSMANVAWLARTLRFPSAAAVVECAMTVPLGADGLRFAPFINGGGSPPHATAGFIGLSSHHDRAHMARAVIDAVLTRHAVHLRHLAACRLGEPGRVAALGGGARDVRMVQLLASLLGHPVQRCGDDETGARGAAIYAAQSQGAPADTLAARCSTIEPDHLDGGAHADFFASHGELMQQLAPAFAHPHKARP; this comes from the coding sequence ATGAAAACAGACATCTTCATTGGCATCGACATGGGATCCACCGGCCTGAAGGCCGTGGCGTTCGAATCTGAGAGCGGCAGAAGCCTGGCCACTGCGGGCGATGCGCTGGTGCACCGGCGCAGCAGCGGCGGAGCCTGCGAGTTGACCACGGACGACATCCGCGACGCACTCATGCAGGCGCTGCGCAGCCTCGGCGATCAGCTGGGCGAGCACACCGCGCGGATCGGCGCGATCTGCTGCACCGGCCACGGCGCGGGCCTGTATGCGCTCGACGAGCACGGCGAACTGCTGCGCGGGCTGGCCGTCGCCTCGACCGACCAGCGCGCGGCGGCCCTGGCCGCGCGGATCGGCAAGGACCACGGCGCCGCACTCTACGACGAGGTGGGCTGCGAGCCCTGGTCCGGGCAACCCTCGCTGGTGATGGCGGAGCTCATCGCGCGCGGCGAGCTCGATGCGGGCAAGATCAGGCACCTGGTGTTCGCCAAGGACTATCTCGCATGGCTTCTCACCGGCACCTTGGCCACGGATGCAAGCGACGTCAGCACCGCAGGCCTGCTGTCGCTCGCCAGCGGACGCAGCTCGGAGCTCGCGTTCGACGTGGTCGGCCTGCCCGGGTTGCGCGGCGCCCTGCCCGAGTTGACGCCGAGCGGCACGCAGATCGGCAGGCTGACACCTGCGGCCGCGGCCCTGACGGGACTGCCCGCGGGCACGCCGGTGGCCATGGGGGCGATCGACCTGCTTGCATCGCTGCATGCGGTGGGCGGTGCGGCGCAGGGCCAGGCGGTCGCGGTGCTCGGCACCTGGTGCGTCAACGCGGTCATTGCCCCCACGCGCGAGACACAGCCCAGGGTGGCCGCAATCATGCGCTTCGGTCCCGCCGACCAGCGGCTCTACATGGAGAACAGTCCGTCCTCGATGGCCAACGTGGCGTGGCTCGCGCGCACGCTGCGTTTTCCCAGCGCGGCGGCCGTCGTCGAATGCGCCATGACGGTTCCGCTCGGTGCCGACGGCCTGCGCTTTGCACCATTCATCAACGGCGGCGGCTCGCCGCCCCACGCCACGGCCGGCTTCATCGGCCTGTCGAGCCACCATGATCGCGCCCACATGGCGCGCGCCGTCATCGATGCCGTGCTCACCCGGCACGCGGTGCACCTGCGCCATCTGGCCGCATGCCGACTCGGCGAGCCCGGCCGCGTCGCGGCGCTCGGCGGAGGAGCGCGTGACGTGCGCATGGTGCAACTGCTCGCCTCGCTGCTCGGGCACCCCGTGCAGCGCTGCGGCGACGACGAGACCGGCGCGCGCGGCGCGGCCATCTATGCGGCGCAGTCGCAGGGCGCCCCTGCGGACACACTGGCAGCGCGCTGCAGCACGATCGAACCCGACCACCTCGATGGCGGCGCACATGCCGACTTCTTCGCGAGCCATGGCGAGCTCATGCAGCAGCTCGCCCCCGCCTTCGCGCATCCTCACAAGGCCCGCCCATGA